The Rosa chinensis cultivar Old Blush chromosome 7, RchiOBHm-V2, whole genome shotgun sequence DNA segment CCGAACAAGATTACTCAAGGGTACACTAAACTCGCATAAGACAAATGGCACGTTCGAATAGATCAAAAACAAGCGATGGAGTTGTCCTAATTTCTACCCGCTATGGTGAGCTTAATATATTAAACTTATTGATAGCGAATCATGTGTATGTATTGTTGCAAACAACTTTTGATAAGGATCTATATTTTTACTTATATCCAAAGTTACCTAATGCTACCATGAATAATCATGAGGAGCATAACATCAACAATGTGGCCATGAATAATGATGAGGAACATACCAACTACATTGAGGAAGACAATGAAAGTGAGCCTATGAATAATCATGAGGAGCGCCGTAACAACATTCATCAAGTACGGCGTATGAGGAGGGTAAGAATAAACAATACGGCTAAATaatgtttagtaccctgtggtttgagtccaaaatcaattcagtcattggactttcaatttcatcaaaaacaccctcacactatcatttctcatccaatagatccCTCCGTCATGATTTCGTCAAATGAAGTCGTTAAGTAGCTGATGTGGCATGCCAACTTCTACCACTAATACAGTCTCCCCCAGAAATGGTTCACCTCTTTTCTAATCAAACTTATGAGGGCAGAAAATTCAGACAAAATATTAGGGCCTACAACAATGTGTTTGCATTCACTTCAATCAGCGTACATGTTGATGAAAGAATTAATATCCAAGGGCCGTGGACATAATACCTTTCGTGCATAAGGTtctatatatcataaaattggTGGTCTGTTACTAATTGACCGGAGAAGACCACGATATCTACAGGCTTATGTATATGACATTGAGCATGAACTTGAGAATGGATTGTCTGAAAGTGAAGTTTTGGAGAGGGGAATGGTTGAAAAGATACAACAAATTCTTAGTCAACACAATCCATTTGTTCAAACATTTTGAAGTCTCGGACAACTTCAAGATTTGCCCAATTGCAGACTCATCATCAGAGAGCAGCCTTTCGACCGTCGTCAGTATAATTTGCCATCTGCATCACAAGTTGTTGCTATTATAGTAGGGGGTGACGACATCAATCCAAATGGGAGAGATTTTATGGTTCAAACAATTAGTAGACGACTTTGGAATGTCAAAGACTCAGTTGGATATTATGACCTCATGCAGTATCCATTATTATTGCCTTATGGAACATATGGATAGGACATTAATACTCACGGCAATAATGGAAGACCAATGTCATGTTGCGACTACTACGCATATATGTTACAGGTTGGTTACTCTATTTACTTTAAATTTTCTATCACTAAGAATATGGCATTAAAATGCATGCTTAAAATCTTGATTTTGTAGATGCGTCAAGGTCATGAAAATCCTCTACATTGAGGAGGACGCCTCTTACAAAAGTATGTTGTAGATAATTATGTAAAGATTGAATCACATAAGCTCAGATGGCTTCGTAGTAATCAAGGAAAATTTCGGAGAGAATTTCGACAAGGACTTCAAGACTCTCTACATGCAGGAGAAAATGATGCAGGTTTGATTTAGTATTGGATTGATGTTAAGATCTTATAATTGGCATCATTTTATTTATAATTGTATAAAGACAAATTAAATGTAATTTGATACATTACAGGTAACGTTGGTCGTAGAACAACTCTGTCATCATTGTTTATTGGAAGCCCACGTGACATGTACCAACAATATCAAGATGCAATGGCTTTGGTTCAAAAATATAGTCGGCCGGATCTTTTTATCATCATGACCTGTAACCCAAATCGGGAAGAAGTTAGAAGTGAACTACTCCTCAGACAAACCCCACAAGACCATCCTGATTTAGTCACCAGGGTATTTGATGCAAAATTTGagcaattaaaagaaaacatcaTCAACAAGGGGTTGCTGGGAAAAGTGGTTGCACCTGCTTTCGTTGTTGAATTTCAAAAATGGGGCCTATCACATGTTCATATGTTGATTATGTTAGAAGAAAATGACAAGCTTAATAACCCTGATGAATATGATCGCATTGTTAGAGCTGAAATACCATATGAGGACGAGGAGCCTCAACTTTATGATGCAGTGTGTACACATATGATTCATGGTCTATGTGGAACTCTTTACTCAAGGCAGTCATGTATGAAAAATGGGAGTTGCAATAAAGGCTACCCAAAACCATTTGCAAATTTCACTATGCAAGGGAATGATGCATAATCTGTATATCGGAGACGAGAAAGTCTTTTACCGATACCTTTGCGTAGACGAGGAGATGTGATGGTGGATAATAGTTGGGTAGTTCCCTACAACCCATGGTTACTAATACGATATAATTGTCACATCAATGTTGAAATTTGTGGGGGCATAAAAGTGTCAAGTGCTTATATAAGTATATCTACAAAGGTCCTGACAGAGTGGCACTTGAGCTGCAATCAAACCCAgagtttgatgaaattagacAATTTGTTGATGCAAGGTGGGTTTGTGCACCGGAGGTTTTATGAAGGATCTTCAAATTTCCAATGAACAGAATATATCCAACAGTAGAACAATTACAAATACATTTTCCCAACATGCAACAGATAACATTCAATGTTAATGAAACAGAAGAGAATATTCTGGCAGATGATCACACACAAATGTCAAGGCTTACTGAGTTTTTCACCATAAATCGAATGGATGAGGATGTGAGAGCATATTTGTATCGAGAAATTCCTGAACATTATAGGTGGGATAATAGCAATAAAATTTGGgtgaaaagaaggagaaactACAAGGTTATTGAGCGAATATACAACGTCTCACCATCTGAAAGTGAGAAATTTTTCCTACGTGTCCTTCTTAATCATGTAAGAGGTCTAAGATCATTTTGTGATTTGCTTACTGTTTATGGTGTTCTACAACCAACATTCAAGCAAGCAGTAGAGAAACAAGGTTTGCTAGAAAATGACAATAGTATCCGATATTGTTTGTTGGAGGCCTCTGCAATTAAGATGCCATCAACTTTGAGGAGATTATTCGTCACAATTTTGGTGTGCAATGAGCCAATCGATGTTCGAACATTAAGGGAtgaactttttccttttatggTGGAAGATTATCCTTCATCTGATGATATTGCAAACCGAAACAAGCTCTTACAAGATTTAAATGGAGTACttgaacaatttaacaaaaacaTTAGACATTTTGACCTACCTGAAATAACAAGGGAGCCAGAAGAAAATTCAAGAATGCCAAGGTGTATCGAAGACGAACTTTCCGTACATATCTCGCAAGAAGACATTGATGTAATTGACCGCCTTAATGACGACCAAAGGATCACCTTTAACATGATCATGGATGCAGTTCAGAGAAAAAGAAGtgcattattttttgttgatgGTCCTAGTGGAACTGGGAATACATATTTATACCGTGTATTGCTAGCAAACTTACGAAGAATGAATCATATAGTCTTAGCCACATCATCATCTGGAATAGCTGCAAATATACTGTCCGGTGGGAGGACAGCTCACTTTAGATTTAAGATTCCACTTAATGTAGATGTGTCATCTATGTGTTCCATAAGTAAAAAAATTGCTCTGGCACAACTGATACAAGATTCGACTACAATTACTTGGGATGAGGCACTTATGACACATCGACATGTCTTTGAAGCACTTGATCGAACTTTTCGAGACATAATGGATGTCGACTTACCATTCGGTGGAAAGATAATGATTTTTGGGGGAGATTTTCATCAAGTCCTCCTTGTTGTTGCTAAAGGAACAAAGTCTGAACTCATTCAAGCCTCCATTCTGAAATCAACATTTTGGGCACAAATAAGATATTGAGACTGAGACGGAATATGAAATCCATAAATGACCACCAATTTGTAGAGTTTCTTCTTCATGTTGGCGATGGGAGTGAACAATTCATCAATGACGAAATGATAAGATTACCAGAATGCATGGTGGTTCCATGGGAAAGCGACCAATCTATCAATCTAACTATTGATAAAGTTTTCCCCAATTTGGGTGATCATGTAAATGATGCAAGATACATGGTGGACAGAGCATTGATTACTCCTATAAACGACGATGTGGACATGTTGAATGAAAAGATAATCAATATGTTTCTAGGTGAAGAAATTACATTGTACTCATTTGACTCTGTTGAAGATGACATCAGAAATTTGTACCAACCAGAGTTTCTGAACTCAATAACCGCAGGTGGGCTACCACCCCACAAGTTAACTTTGAAAGTAGGTGCTTCAATCATGCTAGCTTTTGAGGAATATTGACCCTAAATTGGGATTGTGTAATGGTACTAGATTATTGTGTCATGATTCGTAACAAAATCTGATTGATGCTGAGATActgacgcgctcaaagcaagcgcgcaatttaaccctgaaaatatcgttagtagtataagcaaatagggatcgttctattccggggattgagggtacacctgtcattgtcaaacaaataaacaattaaaattaaaacaaagtataatatttacaaagatattcacaagtataaacattatttacgaaaaaggggggattttgtttttggattttcgaaaataaaactaagttaacaaaataatttaaaatgcaaaaacataaaaatacaaatggagtgagagaacaaagatcaaaaaccgaaacatatgattaaaattgattcaaaccctaatattgttcatctaagtcatgagagaggagttgatcatgtgaaacattcgaaagcaaatgaattcccattttttacttttcaatgctaattaacctaagcgaaagcacctagattaatcctattaaacatgcaatcaaaccctagaaagctagtcaatcatgtcatgtttaacgcattacacatagagaaaggctatcaactcaagtgtacaacttagtatggaaaagtccacctaattgcaatcctctttaattaaattcggtctttgcacaaaacctttactactttgattcaagtttacacaaaacgaaaagtcgatttcatgttcttaaacctagcaccattcatatcaaaaccctaagtgtttgcaaccacataagattaaaatacaaaagttatctataacgcaaatttaattaaacaaacccacataagcaaccttcgaatcacaataatatgaatctgaaaattctcaattaatcataaaattccagaaattaatattcattcaaacacatatgtcaactagaacaaaaccaacgaaatcaaagcaaaggttacaaaggagaatcagattacaccgtgagatggagatgagatgaacgaattgaggatgtggtctcttgaatctcgaaagcaagcttcaaggatggtgatggaggatgatgctcacggcaattcttcttctcccttggccttgcttgaaatgttgaatgcactagaggatggagagaaaaatggaaaggaaatggagagacaaagaagatgagatggatgaaggaatttgtgtagaaaaatggaaaggaaatggagagacaaagaagatgagatggatgaaggaattggtgattgagagtgagaggagaaggtgtttaaatagggaagaaaaagaagagtgaaatgatgagatgaagaaaaataatgaaagtggagtatgagagtggtttgtaaaatatgtaaaagatgaggtaatgatgaaagcaaagcatgaaggtgaagaaatgtg contains these protein-coding regions:
- the LOC112177466 gene encoding uncharacterized protein LOC112177466; amino-acid sequence: MEDQCHVATTTHICYRCVKVMKILYIEEDASYKSNVGRRTTLSSLFIGSPRDMYQQYQDAMALVQKYSRPDLFIIMTCNPNREEVRSELLLRQTPQDHPDLVTRVFDAKFEQLKENIINKGLLGKVVAPAFVVEFQKWGLSHVHMLIMLEENDKLNNPDEYDRIVRAEIPYEDEEPQLYDAVCTHMIHGLCGTLYSRQSCMKNGSCNKGYPKPFANFTMQGNDA